In the Peptoclostridium acidaminophilum DSM 3953 genome, one interval contains:
- the dapA gene encoding 4-hydroxy-tetrahydrodipicolinate synthase produces the protein MIFKGCGVAIVTPFKDGKVDFKKLEELVEWHIEEGTDAIIVAGTTGEASTMTDEEQLAAVKCVVDKVAKRVPVIAGAGSNDTPHAIKLCQESEKLGADALLLVTPYYNKATQLGLIKHYTMIANSVKIPIILYNVPGRTSVNIQPETAVELAKVENIVAIKEASGDISQIAKLASIVPEGFDIYSGNDDQVLPILSLGGIGVISVVANICPKDTHDMVVKYLEGDLKTAMKLQLGMKALIDALFIEVNPIPVKTAMNIMGWDVGDLRMPLCEMSPSNIEVLKKELVNYGLLK, from the coding sequence ATGATATTCAAAGGATGTGGAGTCGCTATTGTAACACCTTTCAAAGACGGGAAAGTTGATTTTAAGAAGCTTGAAGAGCTCGTCGAATGGCATATAGAGGAAGGCACTGATGCTATAATAGTTGCCGGTACAACTGGCGAAGCCTCAACAATGACTGACGAAGAGCAGCTTGCTGCTGTTAAATGCGTGGTTGACAAGGTTGCAAAGAGAGTACCTGTAATAGCAGGCGCAGGCTCTAACGACACTCCCCATGCCATCAAGCTATGCCAGGAATCTGAAAAGCTCGGAGCTGACGCTCTGCTTCTAGTGACACCTTATTACAACAAGGCTACACAGCTGGGGCTTATAAAGCACTATACCATGATAGCCAACAGCGTTAAAATTCCTATAATACTATACAACGTTCCAGGAAGAACAAGCGTTAACATCCAGCCCGAGACAGCTGTTGAGCTTGCAAAGGTAGAAAACATAGTTGCAATAAAGGAAGCCAGCGGAGACATATCTCAAATCGCGAAACTTGCAAGCATAGTACCTGAAGGCTTCGACATATATTCTGGAAATGACGACCAGGTACTTCCTATACTTTCACTTGGCGGAATCGGTGTAATATCTGTAGTTGCAAACATATGCCCTAAGGATACTCACGACATGGTAGTAAAATACCTGGAGGGAGATCTCAAGACAGCTATGAAACTTCAGCTTGGTATGAAGGCTCTTATAGATGCACTTTTCATAGAGGTCAATCCTATACCGGTTAAGACCGCAATGAACATAATGGGCTGGGATGTCGGCGACCTGAGAATGCCTCTTTGCGAGATGAGCCCATCAAATATAGAGGTTCTTAAAAAGGAGCTCGTAAACTACGGACTTCTAAAATAA
- the dapB gene encoding 4-hydroxy-tetrahydrodipicolinate reductase: MLNVIINGALGKMGKVLIDAVNSDEELNLVAAVDKGAGFMSEKPEGVYGSIFDVNVKADVVIDFSRPEAANDLIKYCKANRCALVLATTGFSDEELAFIHESAKEIPIFNSYNMSLGVNLMLSLVAKAAQALEGFDIEIIEKHHNEKVDAPSGTAIMIANEINEALDNSMQMNYGRYGRDCKRAKNEIGIHAVRGGTIVGDHTAVFAGKDEIIEIRHTANSKQIFAQGALRAAKFLSSKERGFYNMKDLFKF; encoded by the coding sequence ATGCTCAATGTAATAATAAATGGAGCTTTAGGTAAAATGGGAAAGGTCCTTATTGACGCTGTCAATTCGGATGAAGAACTGAATCTTGTAGCCGCTGTAGACAAAGGCGCTGGTTTCATGAGCGAAAAGCCCGAGGGCGTATACGGCTCTATATTCGACGTAAATGTGAAGGCCGACGTAGTTATCGACTTTTCAAGGCCAGAGGCAGCCAATGATCTTATCAAATACTGCAAGGCCAACAGGTGCGCTCTTGTGCTGGCTACAACTGGCTTTAGCGACGAAGAGCTGGCATTCATACATGAATCGGCAAAAGAGATTCCAATATTCAACTCATACAACATGTCGCTTGGAGTAAACCTGATGCTCAGCCTTGTAGCCAAAGCTGCCCAGGCGCTCGAGGGCTTTGACATAGAAATAATTGAAAAGCACCACAACGAAAAGGTTGATGCTCCTAGCGGCACAGCCATAATGATAGCCAACGAAATAAACGAAGCCTTGGACAACTCAATGCAGATGAACTACGGCCGATACGGCAGAGACTGCAAGAGAGCCAAGAATGAAATAGGCATACATGCCGTAAGAGGCGGCACAATAGTAGGCGATCACACAGCCGTATTTGCTGGCAAGGACGAGATAATTGAAATAAGGCACACTGCAAACTCAAAGCAGATATTTGCCCAGGGGGCACTGAGAGCCGCAAAATTCCTTTCAAGCAAGGAACGCGGATTCTACAACATGAAAGACCTATTCAAGTTCTAA
- the dapD gene encoding 2,3,4,5-tetrahydropyridine-2,6-dicarboxylate N-acetyltransferase, whose protein sequence is MKKMTDAYEIARYIKEVKKKTPVTLYVNGDFDAYSYKEQFSGIKVFGSCNSYIIIGEYEDIKNILADNKDAITDYHMENDRRNSAIPMFNKLSTTARIEPGAVIRDMVSIADNVVVMMGAVINIGAEIEEGSMIDMNAVLGARAMIGKNVHVGAGAVVAGVLEPPSATPVIVEDGVMIGANAVILEGVRVGKDAVVAAGAVVTTDVPEGSVVAGSPAKVIKMKDEKTSEKTKLMDDLRG, encoded by the coding sequence ATGAAAAAAATGACAGACGCTTATGAAATAGCAAGATATATAAAAGAGGTTAAGAAAAAGACGCCTGTGACTCTATATGTAAACGGCGATTTTGACGCATATTCATATAAGGAACAGTTCAGCGGTATCAAGGTTTTCGGAAGCTGCAACTCTTATATTATAATAGGCGAATATGAGGACATAAAGAATATACTTGCCGACAACAAGGATGCAATAACAGACTACCACATGGAAAATGACAGAAGAAATTCAGCAATACCAATGTTCAACAAGCTCAGCACTACTGCCAGAATAGAGCCGGGTGCCGTTATAAGGGATATGGTTTCAATAGCTGACAACGTGGTTGTTATGATGGGTGCCGTTATAAATATAGGTGCTGAAATCGAAGAAGGCTCAATGATAGACATGAATGCTGTGCTTGGCGCAAGAGCCATGATAGGCAAGAACGTTCACGTTGGTGCCGGGGCTGTTGTAGCCGGAGTGCTTGAGCCTCCATCGGCAACGCCTGTAATAGTGGAAGACGGCGTAATGATAGGAGCCAACGCTGTTATACTCGAAGGAGTAAGGGTTGGCAAGGATGCTGTAGTTGCTGCAGGCGCAGTAGTTACAACAGACGTTCCTGAAGGAAGCGTGGTTGCAGGCTCTCCTGCAAAGGTAATCAAGATGAAGGATGAAAAGACTTCAGAAAAAACAAAGCTTATGGACGACCTTAGAGGTTAA
- the hpt gene encoding hypoxanthine phosphoribosyltransferase: protein MDIEKKKWEILCSKEDIAARVEELGLQISKDYENKKLFILSLLKGSFIFASDIARSVSVPVKIGFMTTSSYEDKFESKGSVNVLNDITEDIEGYDVLVVDDITDSGITMKYVVEHLKGKRPASVKSCVLLDKPSRRAVDYQADYIGFTIEDKFVVGYGLDYSSYYRNIPYVFAVTDEDR from the coding sequence ATGGATATAGAAAAGAAGAAGTGGGAAATTCTGTGCTCGAAGGAAGATATAGCTGCAAGAGTTGAAGAACTAGGATTGCAAATATCAAAGGACTATGAGAACAAGAAGCTTTTTATATTATCACTTCTAAAGGGGAGCTTCATTTTTGCATCGGATATTGCAAGGAGTGTAAGTGTACCTGTAAAAATAGGCTTTATGACTACTTCGAGCTATGAGGATAAATTTGAATCAAAGGGAAGCGTCAACGTCTTGAATGACATAACGGAGGATATTGAGGGGTATGACGTGCTTGTTGTGGATGATATTACTGATTCGGGTATAACAATGAAGTATGTAGTTGAGCACCTTAAAGGTAAGAGGCCTGCAAGCGTAAAGTCCTGCGTGCTCCTTGACAAGCCAAGCAGGAGAGCAGTGGATTACCAGGCCGACTATATTGGCTTTACAATAGAGGATAAGTTTGTTGTGGGCTACGGCCTCGACTACAGCAGTTACTACAGGAACATCCCTTATGTGTTTGCAGTAACAGATGAAGACAGATAA
- a CDS encoding L-cysteine desulfidase family protein, producing MKNTIIQLLKSEVKPALGCTEPVAVALAVAKAREVLGEECLECTIEVSANIYKNGMGVGIPGSNGKIGLEIAAAMGLLGGDSKLGLAVLESVEESQIDEAQRMVDEGFIKISPVKEGDRIFTRAVLKGENSIAEAVISTKHDNFVLVKKDNQVILNTCMSNITGSASSQNESPVVKLTIKELIQLVEELELRDIEFLLEGIEMNRKMADKGLSQRLGAGVGYSLKLAIEDGFISADLINMAMMITAAASDARMSGVKMSVMSSNGSGNHGLTAILPIAAYNDKYPQSDEKLAKALAISHLVIAYVKNYTGRLSAVCGCGVAASVGSTAAIAWLMDLGYEAIEGAISNVIANLSGMICDGAKAGCAYKLSSAAAAAMQSAINVKYGSIVPKFNGIVGETVEESIRNLGEVSDRGMRVTDDVIVDVMDRMNKNKSASIIMV from the coding sequence ATGAAAAATACAATTATTCAGCTTCTAAAATCAGAGGTTAAGCCTGCCCTGGGCTGTACTGAGCCTGTAGCTGTGGCGCTTGCCGTTGCAAAAGCAAGAGAGGTTCTCGGAGAAGAGTGCCTGGAGTGCACTATAGAAGTAAGCGCCAATATATATAAAAACGGAATGGGAGTAGGGATCCCGGGAAGCAATGGCAAGATAGGACTTGAAATAGCGGCAGCCATGGGGCTTTTGGGAGGAGACTCCAAGCTTGGTCTTGCAGTTCTCGAAAGTGTAGAGGAAAGCCAGATAGATGAAGCCCAAAGGATGGTGGATGAAGGGTTCATAAAAATATCGCCTGTAAAAGAGGGAGACAGGATATTTACAAGAGCTGTTTTGAAGGGTGAAAACAGTATAGCTGAGGCTGTGATAAGTACAAAGCATGACAACTTTGTGCTGGTAAAAAAAGACAATCAAGTTATTTTGAATACTTGCATGAGCAACATAACGGGCTCGGCTTCAAGCCAGAACGAGAGCCCTGTGGTAAAGCTTACGATAAAAGAGCTAATACAGCTTGTTGAAGAGCTGGAGCTAAGGGACATAGAGTTCCTGCTTGAAGGCATAGAGATGAACAGAAAAATGGCGGATAAGGGGCTCTCTCAAAGGCTCGGCGCCGGTGTAGGCTACAGCCTGAAATTGGCTATAGAAGACGGGTTCATATCAGCAGACCTTATAAATATGGCCATGATGATAACAGCTGCAGCTTCTGACGCAAGGATGTCTGGCGTGAAGATGTCGGTAATGAGCTCGAATGGAAGCGGAAACCACGGACTAACGGCAATACTTCCAATTGCCGCATACAACGACAAATACCCGCAAAGCGATGAAAAGCTTGCCAAGGCGCTTGCAATAAGCCATCTCGTTATAGCGTATGTGAAAAACTATACTGGAAGGCTTTCGGCTGTATGCGGCTGCGGAGTCGCGGCATCTGTCGGATCGACAGCTGCAATAGCATGGCTAATGGATCTGGGCTACGAAGCCATAGAAGGTGCTATAAGCAACGTGATAGCCAACTTGAGCGGAATGATATGCGACGGCGCAAAGGCGGGCTGTGCTTACAAGCTCTCGAGTGCGGCGGCAGCTGCCATGCAGAGCGCCATAAATGTAAAATACGGCTCAATAGTTCCAAAATTCAACGGCATAGTGGGCGAAACGGTAGAGGAGAGCATAAGAAATCTAGGCGAGGTAAGCGACAGAGGTATGAGAGTAACTGACGATGTAATAGTTGACGTAATGGACAGGATGAACAAAAACAAGTCGGCCAGCATAATTATGGTATAA
- a CDS encoding sigma-54 interaction domain-containing protein: MIGLKSIETDIQNIAEAISCVLKVDVTIVDEDLVRIAGTGAYVSKIGEKVSRMSAFGSSMDTGRSFIIENPRLDDVCRRCSMKYECVEWGEVCCPIKLEGSICGVIGLIAFDEQQRANLLENKAQLLNFLGKMSELISSKLRAEEKASMLKLETSRMQTLINNMDKAVVSVSNKGHIDSWNQKFVDLFRQAKKIEGKSIFDILNFIKPEELEGAVSSKRSAGFVYNKGSHSFRGIYNINAVIIDGKAEGFVLDFVDAKSAINDYNEIAYSESGIGFESIIGSSEPLSNAIEQAKVASRSASSVLITGESGTGKELFARAIHSASSRNSHPFIAINCAAIPEALLESELFGYEEGAFTGAKKGGKLGKFELADKGTLFLDEIGDMSLHLQAKLLRVLQEKKIDKIGSSSSTPVDVRILSATNRNLEEMVEKREFREDLYYRLNVIPIRVPPLRERMEDIPELLMSIARECSQNLGKSVEGFSDSVMDIVMAYEWPGNVRELQNVIEYCINMTKTGVIVPEDLPEKLKTARPRRYEQSKYQGIMSLGELEKAEIQKALFAFKDYKQDKEKAAQALGISRATLYRKIKEYGIISN; the protein is encoded by the coding sequence ATGATTGGACTCAAAAGCATTGAAACAGACATACAGAACATTGCTGAAGCCATCTCGTGCGTTTTGAAGGTAGATGTGACAATAGTGGACGAAGACCTTGTTAGGATAGCTGGAACAGGAGCATATGTGTCCAAGATAGGCGAGAAGGTAAGCCGAATGTCGGCTTTTGGAAGCTCTATGGATACAGGCAGGAGCTTTATAATTGAGAATCCCCGCCTGGACGATGTGTGCAGGCGCTGCAGCATGAAATACGAGTGCGTAGAGTGGGGAGAGGTATGCTGTCCCATAAAGCTTGAAGGGAGTATTTGCGGCGTCATAGGCCTCATAGCATTCGACGAGCAGCAAAGGGCCAATCTTCTAGAAAATAAAGCGCAACTGCTCAATTTTCTCGGAAAGATGTCAGAGCTGATTTCGAGCAAGCTGAGGGCCGAGGAGAAGGCGAGCATGCTCAAGCTTGAAACAAGCAGAATGCAGACGCTTATAAACAACATGGACAAGGCGGTTGTGTCTGTTAGCAATAAAGGGCATATAGACAGCTGGAATCAAAAATTTGTGGATTTGTTCAGGCAGGCGAAAAAAATCGAAGGCAAGAGCATTTTTGATATTTTGAATTTTATAAAACCCGAAGAACTCGAGGGAGCAGTCAGCAGCAAAAGGAGCGCCGGCTTTGTATACAACAAGGGCAGCCATTCTTTCAGGGGAATATATAACATAAATGCAGTCATAATAGACGGCAAAGCGGAAGGCTTTGTATTAGATTTTGTGGATGCAAAATCGGCCATAAACGACTACAATGAAATTGCATATTCCGAGTCTGGGATAGGCTTTGAAAGCATAATAGGCAGCAGTGAGCCTTTAAGCAATGCCATAGAACAAGCGAAGGTGGCATCGCGCTCAGCGTCTTCGGTGCTTATAACGGGCGAGAGCGGAACCGGCAAGGAATTGTTTGCAAGGGCTATTCACAGTGCTAGCAGCAGAAACAGCCACCCTTTTATAGCTATAAACTGTGCGGCTATTCCGGAGGCGCTTTTGGAAAGCGAGCTCTTCGGATATGAGGAAGGGGCATTTACGGGTGCAAAAAAAGGCGGAAAGTTGGGGAAATTCGAGCTGGCTGACAAGGGTACGCTTTTTCTGGACGAGATAGGAGACATGAGTCTGCATTTACAGGCTAAGCTTCTGCGGGTGCTTCAGGAAAAGAAGATAGACAAGATAGGCTCCAGCAGCAGCACTCCTGTGGATGTGAGGATACTATCAGCGACTAACAGAAATCTGGAGGAAATGGTCGAAAAGCGTGAATTCAGGGAAGATCTTTACTACAGGCTCAATGTCATTCCAATCAGAGTTCCTCCGCTGCGGGAGCGTATGGAGGACATACCCGAGTTATTGATGAGTATTGCCAGAGAGTGCTCGCAGAATCTTGGAAAAAGTGTTGAAGGCTTTTCTGATTCGGTCATGGACATAGTGATGGCGTATGAATGGCCTGGCAATGTCAGAGAGCTTCAAAATGTTATAGAGTATTGCATCAACATGACTAAAACAGGCGTCATAGTTCCCGAAGACCTTCCGGAAAAGCTCAAAACGGCCAGGCCCAGAAGATATGAGCAGTCAAAATATCAAGGCATAATGTCGCTGGGCGAGCTTGAAAAAGCGGAGATACAAAAGGCTCTTTTTGCATTTAAGGATTACAAGCAGGACAAGGAAAAGGCAGCTCAGGCACTGGGCATATCAAGAGCCACGTTGTACAGAAAAATAAAGGAATATGGAATAATCTCAAATTGA
- a CDS encoding class I SAM-dependent methyltransferase, whose product MVKPAADSSQHSICPCKGKENISNFMDFLRPSFGEKILLMGDVSYYGKYLRKAGADVTIFEHAENFNNSAVIKNSNCSIVDGLPEYMPFKDSCFDKIVFLNHFNSFEDEKKVLKEVDRVLKLHGDIIIEEVNPNGIIRKICVVFMKLMGFKCKYYAPGEMARLFKGLGYSGEINDVENKKFIFVGKKLN is encoded by the coding sequence TTGGTTAAACCGGCAGCTGATTCTTCGCAACACAGCATATGCCCCTGCAAGGGAAAGGAAAACATTAGCAATTTTATGGATTTTTTACGACCATCGTTTGGAGAAAAAATTCTTCTAATGGGAGATGTTTCGTATTACGGCAAGTACCTGAGAAAAGCGGGAGCAGATGTCACAATATTTGAGCACGCTGAAAACTTCAACAATTCAGCAGTAATAAAGAACTCGAACTGCAGCATAGTTGACGGATTGCCTGAATACATGCCTTTTAAGGATTCCTGCTTTGACAAGATTGTTTTTTTGAACCATTTCAACAGTTTTGAAGATGAAAAAAAAGTGTTAAAAGAAGTGGACAGGGTATTAAAATTACACGGAGATATAATAATTGAGGAAGTCAACCCGAATGGAATAATCAGGAAAATATGCGTTGTTTTCATGAAGCTGATGGGATTCAAGTGCAAATATTATGCTCCTGGTGAGATGGCCAGGCTATTCAAAGGGTTGGGATATTCCGGAGAAATAAATGACGTTGAAAACAAAAAGTTTATATTTGTAGGTAAGAAACTTAATTAA
- a CDS encoding DUF4364 family protein: MFENSSKESAIQKLLILYIFKSIDFGLTNSQLTQIIMETELMNYFLFKQYIAELTENALVTEDSNSNNQRYNITTKGMQTLNYFISRIPYATREKIDFYLLQSKDRLVKDTQIKSNFKKISEHEYAVELSVIENNASLIDLSISLPSNKQARLICENWKKNANSLYGDILQLLIK; the protein is encoded by the coding sequence ATGTTTGAAAATTCATCTAAAGAGTCAGCAATTCAAAAGCTTCTAATTCTATATATTTTTAAAAGCATTGATTTTGGACTTACAAATTCACAGCTCACCCAGATAATAATGGAAACCGAGCTTATGAACTATTTTCTGTTCAAGCAGTACATTGCAGAGCTCACTGAAAACGCACTTGTGACAGAGGACAGCAATTCCAATAACCAACGCTATAACATTACCACGAAAGGCATGCAAACGCTCAACTATTTCATATCCAGAATTCCGTATGCAACACGCGAAAAAATCGATTTTTACCTTCTTCAGAGCAAGGATCGCCTTGTTAAGGATACACAGATAAAATCAAATTTCAAAAAGATAAGCGAACACGAGTATGCAGTCGAGCTTAGCGTCATCGAAAACAATGCATCACTTATAGACCTAAGCATCAGCCTTCCCTCAAACAAGCAGGCCCGGCTTATATGTGAAAACTGGAAGAAGAATGCAAACAGCCTATATGGCGACATTCTCCAATTGCTTATAAAATAA
- the pstA gene encoding phosphate ABC transporter permease PstA: protein MKGTYVEMENNISGSKNSSSNLKSRKLLSKVFEGFFFLAIAFGILMLVLLLTNVLKAGLGWLSLDFITSLPSRFPKKAGIYSALIGSIWVMGLTFLFSFPLGVGTAIYLEEYSDKKKWFNKMLQINIANLAGVPSIVYGILGLAVFVRLLAFERSILSGALTLALLILPVIIVSSQEALKAVPNELRHGSYALGVSKWLTITGVVLPYAMPGILTGTILAMSRAMGEAAPLIIVGAAGYIAFLPKSIMDSFTVLPIQIFNWTSRPQDEFQNIAAAGIIVLIALLLTANATAIFLRNKYEK, encoded by the coding sequence ATGAAAGGAACGTATGTAGAAATGGAAAACAATATATCTGGCAGCAAAAATTCGAGCTCAAACCTGAAAAGCAGAAAGCTGTTGAGCAAGGTTTTTGAAGGCTTCTTTTTCTTGGCGATAGCCTTTGGAATATTAATGCTCGTGCTTTTGCTTACGAATGTGCTCAAGGCTGGGCTCGGTTGGCTTAGCCTTGATTTCATAACAAGCTTGCCTTCAAGATTCCCCAAGAAGGCTGGAATATATTCTGCGCTGATAGGCAGTATATGGGTTATGGGACTAACGTTCCTGTTTTCATTCCCCCTGGGGGTTGGAACGGCCATATACCTTGAGGAATATTCAGATAAGAAGAAATGGTTCAATAAGATGCTCCAGATAAACATTGCCAATCTGGCAGGGGTTCCGTCAATAGTTTACGGCATACTCGGACTTGCAGTGTTTGTAAGGCTTCTTGCATTTGAAAGGAGCATACTTTCAGGAGCCCTGACGCTTGCGCTTTTGATTTTGCCTGTTATCATAGTATCCTCGCAGGAGGCTCTCAAGGCTGTCCCGAATGAACTCAGACACGGCTCTTACGCACTTGGAGTGTCAAAATGGCTTACAATAACAGGCGTGGTACTTCCGTATGCAATGCCTGGAATATTAACGGGAACAATACTCGCCATGTCGCGTGCGATGGGAGAGGCTGCTCCGCTTATAATAGTGGGAGCTGCAGGCTATATAGCGTTCCTGCCAAAGAGCATAATGGACTCGTTTACAGTGCTGCCAATACAGATATTCAACTGGACTTCAAGACCTCAGGACGAATTCCAAAATATAGCTGCCGCAGGAATAATAGTCCTTATAGCGCTTTTGCTTACTGCAAACGCGACCGCAATATTCCTCAGAAACAAATATGAAAAATAG
- the pstC gene encoding phosphate ABC transporter permease subunit PstC, translating into MEKSKRGPDKHITRMHFQEKLVKTILQAFSAVSIFVTIGIVATLLWETLAFLREVSIFEFLFTTKWTPTLAPKHFGVLPIVVGTLMIALLSSIVSIPVGLGSAIYLSEFAPVRVRKIVKPILEILAGIPSIVYGFFALNFITPFLKGIFPQIEVFNALSAAIAVGIMTMPMVASLSEDAMRAVPKALREGAYALGATKLEVALNVVLPAAISNVISSFVLAISRAIGETMIVAIAAGANSTLTFNPLHSIQTMTGYMVNISMGDIQHGSVEYKTVFAVGLLLFLMTLLMNILARHIVSKYREEY; encoded by the coding sequence ATGGAAAAAAGTAAAAGAGGACCCGACAAACACATAACGAGGATGCACTTTCAGGAAAAACTAGTGAAAACAATATTGCAGGCATTTTCGGCAGTTTCAATATTTGTTACAATAGGTATAGTGGCAACTCTTCTTTGGGAGACCCTTGCATTCCTGAGGGAGGTTTCAATATTTGAGTTTCTGTTTACAACCAAATGGACTCCTACGTTGGCGCCAAAACATTTTGGCGTGCTGCCGATTGTAGTTGGCACATTGATGATAGCGCTGCTTTCAAGCATAGTTTCAATCCCGGTGGGTCTTGGAAGCGCCATATATCTAAGTGAATTTGCACCTGTAAGGGTCAGAAAAATTGTAAAGCCAATACTGGAAATTCTGGCGGGAATTCCTTCGATAGTATACGGATTTTTTGCACTCAATTTCATAACCCCGTTCTTAAAGGGTATTTTTCCGCAAATAGAAGTATTTAATGCTTTAAGCGCGGCGATAGCAGTCGGGATAATGACAATGCCAATGGTAGCATCGCTCAGTGAGGACGCCATGAGGGCAGTGCCGAAGGCACTCAGGGAAGGGGCTTATGCGCTGGGAGCTACAAAGCTTGAAGTTGCACTCAATGTTGTTTTGCCGGCTGCCATATCTAATGTAATATCTTCTTTCGTGCTTGCCATATCGCGTGCGATTGGCGAGACAATGATAGTTGCAATAGCGGCAGGCGCAAACAGCACGCTTACGTTCAATCCGCTTCACAGTATTCAGACTATGACAGGCTACATGGTCAATATAAGTATGGGAGACATACAGCACGGCTCCGTAGAATATAAGACTGTTTTTGCAGTCGGATTATTACTGTTCCTTATGACGCTGCTTATGAATATTCTGGCAAGGCATATAGTAAGCAAGTACAGGGAGGAATACTAG